In Candidatus Neomarinimicrobiota bacterium, a single window of DNA contains:
- a CDS encoding rhodanese-like domain-containing protein, translating into MKSNKWIILVLGIALLGLTGCEDTKVEKVNEFDVLVEYLEGSDGGYVNNMGSWILASGALNAEFDYSAYTVFDLRSSEDFASLGVEGAVNVTLSTMFDEADNVTGPILVTCYSGQTASFAHTLLRLKGHDAYVMKFGMSAYDVSLDKWTSNCSDQYAGDLVTTASEALPTFDYPVLNTGFENADEILDARIDAAITAWGEGLLIAAGDVITDASSYNMMNYWSNEDYIGHGHIDGAYQLSPSTLTLSENLSSFDPSGSNVFYCYTGQTAAASIAYLTVIGYDVKSIKFGFNNMNWSELPGHKWSKPFGF; encoded by the coding sequence ATGAAAAGTAACAAATGGATTATTCTCGTCTTGGGAATTGCCCTGCTTGGGCTCACAGGATGTGAAGATACAAAAGTAGAGAAAGTTAATGAATTTGATGTCTTGGTCGAATATTTAGAAGGTTCGGACGGCGGATACGTTAATAATATGGGTAGTTGGATTTTGGCTTCAGGCGCATTAAATGCTGAATTTGATTATTCCGCATATACTGTATTTGATCTAAGATCATCAGAAGATTTTGCTTCTCTAGGTGTAGAAGGAGCTGTGAATGTAACTCTATCAACGATGTTTGATGAAGCTGACAATGTCACAGGTCCTATTTTAGTCACATGTTATTCAGGACAAACAGCATCATTTGCACATACATTGCTACGACTAAAAGGACATGACGCTTATGTCATGAAATTTGGTATGAGCGCTTATGACGTTAGCTTAGATAAATGGACATCTAATTGTTCTGATCAATATGCAGGCGATTTAGTCACAACTGCTTCTGAAGCATTACCTACATTTGACTATCCGGTTTTAAATACAGGGTTTGAAAATGCAGATGAAATTTTAGATGCACGAATTGATGCGGCTATAACAGCGTGGGGTGAAGGATTACTCATTGCAGCAGGTGATGTTATTACTGATGCTTCTTCTTACAATATGATGAATTATTGGAGTAATGAAGATTATATAGGTCATGGACATATTGACGGCGCCTATCAGTTATCACCTTCAACATTGACTCTCAGTGAAAATCTATCATCTTTTGATCCTTCTGGAAGCAATGTATTCTATTGTTACACGGGACAAACGGCAGCTGCATCCATAGCATATTTGACTGTCATTGGTTACGATGTGAAATCAATCAAATTTGGTTTTAATAATATGAATTGGTCAGAATTGCCAGGACATAAATGGTCAAAACCATTTGGTTTTTAA